The following coding sequences are from one Pseudomonadota bacterium window:
- a CDS encoding integron integrase — MEQVRAAIRVRHYSIRTEESYLFWVRRFIVFYGKRHPRELGESQVGEFLTHLAVDRKVSASTQNQALNALVFLYKAVLERPLGDVGGVVRARRPQRLPVVLHVREVKALLRHLEGSHWLAACLMYGSGLRLMEALRLRVKDLDFEHRAIMVRDGKGQKDRVVTLADELIVSLQRHLEGVRLIHTKDLVDGFGEVYLPDALERKYPQAGRQWGWQYVFPAGKRSIDPRSSKERRHHIDESAVQKAVRAAVRKAGIDKPAGCHTLRHAFATHLLERGMDIRTVQEQLGHKDVRTTQIYTHVIQRGGSAVLSPLGAVLGPLDPEVA, encoded by the coding sequence TTGGAGCAGGTTCGGGCGGCCATTCGGGTGCGGCATTACAGCATCCGTACGGAGGAGAGCTATCTCTTCTGGGTGCGCCGCTTCATTGTGTTCTACGGGAAGCGCCACCCCCGCGAGTTGGGCGAATCGCAGGTCGGGGAGTTTCTCACGCATCTCGCCGTCGACAGGAAGGTGTCGGCAAGTACGCAGAATCAAGCGCTGAACGCGCTCGTGTTCCTCTACAAGGCCGTGCTTGAACGCCCGCTTGGAGACGTAGGGGGTGTGGTGCGGGCGCGGCGGCCGCAGCGGTTGCCGGTGGTCCTGCATGTCAGGGAGGTCAAAGCGCTGTTGCGGCACCTTGAGGGATCGCACTGGTTGGCCGCGTGTCTCATGTACGGCTCGGGGCTGCGGTTGATGGAGGCGCTGCGGTTGCGGGTCAAGGACCTCGACTTTGAGCACCGTGCCATCATGGTCCGCGACGGCAAGGGCCAGAAGGACCGCGTAGTCACCCTCGCGGACGAGCTGATCGTTTCCTTGCAACGCCATCTGGAGGGTGTGCGACTGATCCACACGAAGGACCTCGTCGACGGCTTCGGCGAGGTGTATCTACCGGATGCGCTGGAGCGAAAATACCCGCAGGCCGGACGGCAATGGGGCTGGCAGTATGTGTTCCCGGCCGGCAAGCGCAGTATCGATCCCCGCTCCAGCAAGGAACGGCGCCATCACATCGACGAGAGCGCAGTGCAGAAGGCCGTCAGAGCGGCCGTGCGCAAGGCCGGTATTGACAAACCGGCCGGTTGCCATACGCTGCGCCATGCGTTCGCGACGCACCTCTTGGAGCGGGGGATGGACATCCGCACGGTGCAGGAGCAGCTTGGGCACAAGGACGTTCGAACCACACAGATCTACACCCACGTGATCCAGCGGGGGGGATCGGCAGTCCTGAGCCCGTTGGGAGCGGTGTTGGGGCCTCTCGATCCGGAGGTGGCCTAA